The following DNA comes from Coffea arabica cultivar ET-39 unplaced genomic scaffold, Coffea Arabica ET-39 HiFi ptg000103l, whole genome shotgun sequence.
CACCAATATCTGAACTTGGTCCAGATGCATTGCTGGAGCCTATGGCTGTAGATGAGTTCCATAAGTTGTTGAGTAAAAAGAATTTAGGCATCAAGGCTCTTTTACTTGATCAGGTTAAAAAGTTTGCTTTCAGCTTGAGATTCAGAATAATAGAGAATGACAATAATCCTGGATACGTGTGATTGTTTGCTTTGACATTGTTTTATCATTATGAAATACTTGTTATATTTTTGTAGTGGGTTAATTATTTGAATTACCCATAAATGGTCTCCATCTTGACTAactgattttttattttctggATACTGATGAAATTGATGCTGAAGTAGTTAATGGAATGCATATTTTTGGCTTCTGCACCCCTCTGGTCACTTGTGTGGACCTTTTAAGATTGTGTAACAGAAATGTTGATTGGACTACTATTTGGCCTCTAATCTGCCAATACACATTACCTTGCAACTTaagatggttgatatttttgggATACTGTTTCATTGTGTCTTGTTAGAGTTTGTAGTTAGAAGATTCTTAAAGTAAATGACAAATGTGGGTGTTATTTAGTAAAGCAACTGAATTTTTGGAGACTTGCTTCCCATTGTAGACTCCTGGTTAATCTATCATATCCCCAAAAATTTGGTTACGAGGAAGATGGACTTACAGTGAAAAACGTATTTAGAAAATAGAGAGAGCAGGGGGTGCTTTTTTACGAGGATGTTATGGTCATTCTAGTCTTGGGGGACAAACATGTTTATAAGATGATTTAGTGGGATTTGATTAATATCTTACATTTCACTATTGAATGTTCTTTGTAATGCTCGTATTCTAGCTGTGCAGATGCAGTTTGTTCGGTGTATGATGAGAATGGTTAATGCTGTTTCAACGTATCTTTAAAACATGTCTAGTGAATGTAATTATTCTCTTTTCAACTGGTAGATGTTTGAACTGCTTTGTCTCAGGGTTTTATCTCAGGAATTGGCAACTGGGTTGCTGATGAAGTTCTATATCAGGTGAGTGTCTATCATTTTTGTCAGTTCATTGGGATTTGGTTCTAACCTTAGGTTGCATATATTTACTCTGGAACGTTTTTTGTGCATGACATCCCTCTaggaaaataataaagaaaattttaggCATAATAGAATCATGTACAAGTgtgatttctttgttttctgtTTCTCTTTTCTGATAATGCTCTTTTAAGATGAGAATTTTCTACATATTCCAGTTAAGTTTCTgctaattgttttgaaatttgaacTGCATATTCATGGCTTTAGTACATATTATTTTTTTGGCCGTATAgtgggagtttttttttttattcattatttatttttttctgtgTGTCTATTTGTGAACAGGCTAAAATTCATCCCCTGCAAAGTGCTTCCAGCATGTCCATAGAAGTCTGTGGAACATTGCTCAATTGTATTAATGAGGTGACCATCCAATgtcacaagttttttttttttttaatttttttcttttctattttgatAGGTTGTTTCATTGAGAATTCATTATTCATGTCGTGCTATGGAGACTATACTTCTAGGTTATACAATTTGCTGTACAAGTTGATGCTGACTGCGGTTCTTTCCCTCGTCAATGGTTGTTTCATTATCGGTGGGGGAAAAAGCCTGGAAAAGTTAAGGGTGAGATAATTTAAGAGTATGCATCATCTTGACAATACATTCCATTTACAGGTGATTGGAAAGGCTATTGAAGTCGGGGCAGATAGTAATCAGTTTCCCAGTAATTGGATATTCCATTTCCGGGAAAAGAAGCCTGGCAAGGCTTTTGTTGATGGTTTGACTCCTGACTGATGTGGTATCTTGTGTGTGTCATCGATAAATGCTTATTGTGCTTTAACGTGTTGGGATAAGCCACAACTTTTCAAGATATTGATATTACACTACTTCCAGTTTAAGCCCTGTGTAATAGAAGGCTAACCAAAGGAAAACTTTGACTAGAGGCCCTGAATTGTGGCACATCACTGTTGTGCcacaatttttctatttattcttCTTGAATTCCTGATTATAGTAGTGAGTAGAGAGTAGTTTTTTCTTTAATCCAAGCATGCGTtgatttggaaaacaaaagtgGGATTTTTAGATTTGGTCTTGTGCGTCTATTACCATACAATCTTTAGCTGTTTTGAGTGGTGTACCGTTgggataataataaatttctcTTTATGCCAGGGAAGAAAATTGAGTTTATCAATGCTGGTGGCAGGGTATGTTTCTTGCAACTTGTAGATTATGATATTCTTGTATCTTATCTGAAGCTGCCTGCTGCTTTTACCTCAGACGACAGCTTACGTGCCAGAACTTCAAAAACTCAGGGGAGCACAAGCTGCAAAAGAAGCAAGTAAACCACAGAAAAGCTCAGctaaaaacaccaaaaattctaaaaaaggTGTTGGTAGTGatgataatgatgatgatgaaccAGAAAGGGAGGAAGATGCAAAAACTAGAAAATCCAAAGTGATAGGAGGGAAAAAGGCTGCTAGAGGTACAAATGCCCCTGTGAAAGCGAAGCCCAAGAAAAGTCCCAATGTGGCTGATGATGATTCCAATGATGATAATGATGGTGACGATGGCGATGAAGatccaaagaaaaatggaaataagAAACTTACTGCAAGAAGTATGCCCAAGGGAAGCTACAAAGATGATAGTGGAATTGAGTTCAAGAAAGATACAGGGAAAAATTCTGCTAGGAAAAGAAAGCCAGTTGAAAGTGACGATGACAAAAATTACGATGGGAatcagaaaaatggaaaagaaaccAAGGCTCAGAAGGCACCCAAGGAAAAGGTTGATACCAGTCAGACAAGGAGGTTGACCAGGAAGAAAGTATAAGAGTTGCTGATGCATTCGTCACTTGTGACTTGTCTATACTCCCTACCCTTATTCTGAAACAATAGGAATCAGGTACCTGGCATGGTATTGTTGCTTTTTGTAAGGAATTTACGGTGCCTCAAACCTGTTGTAATTCCCTTCATGCTCGCTTTAGTTTTGATCTCTCGTAGAAACTTTGATGATTAAGTTTCTGTAGGAAGTTGTTGATGTTCCTTTTGGGTGATTGGCAATTTAGCTAATTCAATGAAGCCTTAAGTTGGACCTTGCCAACAGTTATAACTGTGAATCCCAAAGCTATTAGCTAAGAATCCATTTGATTTGTGTTTGATCTTTTGATGTTAAATTTAGAATTGTGGTAACCAATAGAGTACATTTCCccaagtagtttccaaggtTCAGTAACATCATAACATGTGGGCTTGTCGTTGATGTACGCAATGGGTTGGCTCCTCGCGGTTCAGAAGAATATTCTCAAGGCATCAACAACTTTCTCTGGCCTGTTAATGGTAAAACAGCAATAAAAACCAAGCACGTAGCGGGAATTTTGTTGAGTAAAGAGTTTTGGGTTTTATACCAGTCCTCTTGCGGCATATGACCTGCACCTTCAATTAACTCAAGCTTGACAACCTCGGGATTTCCTTTCTGGAATTCTTCTGCCACTGATTGAGGAAGATACTTGTCCGATATTCCCCAGGCAACTAAGATTGGTTTATCCCACCTGTAATCAGTATGCAGATCATTCCAGTGTCAAAACCTCAACAAGAGCAGTGCTAACAGCCTTAAACAACAAAAGCTATCAGTATAAGATTTGAAAATTTGCTGTGGAAAGGTTTCGTTTGATAACATAAGAATCAACCACTTTCAGAATTGCAGGCCCAATCAGCTGTAGTGTATATGATTATTGCTGAATAATTCTATGCGGTTTTGCAGCACCGAAAGTTCCCCTAACACTTTTGCTTCAGCCTATTAGTTActcaaaaacatgattttgcaCTTCACTTCAGAAACATGCTTGGTTTAATTCATTGTTAGCTACATTCAGCTGCAATGACTTCTCCACCTGAAGGTATACTTTACAGGTAGGTATACATAGCGTACAAACATAACAGGGATTTGCAACTCCTGTTAACACTATTAcaaattaaatacataaatttaCCTTCCTGAAGCAAGCCCACATGAAATTTCACCCAACAACTCATTGAAGTTCACTTTTTTTGCTGCTTCAAGCAGTGCTGGAAACCAAAACATACAAGAGAACATTACTACTAGAGGGTATCTCGGAGGAAACCATttttgctccaaaaaaaaaaagttgctttTTAGTGTCACAGCAACAGTGAACTGAGAAAGACTAGCTGGTAATCCAACATGTTCATTTTCAATAAAAAGAGGAAGCATGATGATTAGAGTGAAAACCAGACCAAATCCGGGTCCGCTGCTTGACAAATATGGTAATCTGTACACCTCAGCCTTCTCCAGCTTCAAAACATAACTGCCATGAAAGCCGGTCTCGtgtttaaaaaaacaaaagagcaCAAAATGAATCAAGAAAAATGCGAAGATCTAGTTAGTTTTGGAAGCCTAGAAAGGCAAAGGCACAGTGTTTCCAGTTTCATAATGCTTATGTGTATAACTTACATGAATTTTGGATGTTCTGTTGGACATTATATGTGTAACGCAAGATGGCCAGAGCAAATTCTTATCCCATTAGAGCTGGTTTATCTTCTGTTTTGATTTGTGATATTTTTCTGAGATTACAGGTTCAAGTTTCAACTTACTCTACCATACAAAGTTACAATCTATCTCACTGTAGTTCAATAAGTAGTATCCATAATGTTACTTCCAGAACAAATTCCAGATACATACGCGCTACCTGCTTCAATAAATCTCTCAGCCATAATAGCATTCTGGCAAGTGAACTCACCCAAGAATGGAATCCTATAGATAACAAAGATAGTGGAAAGAAACGGTAATGTAAGCATACTTTCTAAGAACATATTATATAAGCTTTAGTGGCGTATAATACAGAATTAAGACAACATAGTATATCATACTTTGAATAGCAAACAAGATCCTCGAGAAAAAATATGGCAGCATCTCTGTTTCTTATGATGTTCATTTCTTCATCAGCATAAGTATTGGCAATCAAACCGTGGATAAACCATTTGTAGAATATTAAGGAAACAAGTCAACCACTTTCTTCAAATTGTGGATTATAAGCCGAATGAAAGAAAATGGCCATGAGACATGAAAGCATATCATCAACAAAAGCTCTCTATGACATAGCCTTTATACTTTTTTCCGATGTAGAAGAAAAGAGAGTTTCCACATCAGCCTGTTGCTTTTGATGCTTGACGTTAAAAGTAAAAGGGCAGTTATCAACTGTTTTCAGATTGACCTCTCCACTTCTCTCCTTTCCATTTCACCAAGAACAAGAAGCATGGATCAATACAGTCAAACAACATACTGAGGGGTTCAATTAACATGTCCATATGGTCAGAAAGTACGTCACTGTCTAATTTTCTTCCAAAGTGTCACTGCATCAGACGCAGGTATACGTGGAATGTTTAGCCAGACAATATGCTGCTTCTGAGTTTCCTATAATTACTTTTTGGGTGTATCTAACGAGAAATCTGGAAGCAGATGCTTCCAAGAATTAGTAATGTCAATTATTCTGAATTAACTGCTTTTAACTGTTATACAGTAGGATGACTTCATGAAAATCCATGTCTCAGTTGAAACATACAAAAGATGTATAATATTACTGAAGTCAACTCACTAAACTTCTGTTTGAATATGCTACAGAGGGGGATGCCGGGGAAAgggaggggggagggggggtCACATATGCATATTATCTTCCAAACCTAAACAAATTAGTGGTTAACCATAGTGACTTAATCCCCCAAAAAAGAAGCTCGAACACAACATGTTATGAGAGATTCAAAGAAGACAATATTCGTTGACGCACTAGATAGCTTCTCAAACTAATTGAGTAAAATCAACATCTCCAGATTTATATATGAAGAATATAATTTGAGTCATCAATTTTTAACGAAGTTACTGCTTGATGAATTTACACCAATGCTCAACACTTAAAAATTAAACCTGAGCTGCTTAAAGAGTCCAGGAATAGGAGATGAAACTGTCAATGGAGTGTTCAGAATTGCCAACTTTGAtattttattttggttctttAAAGCCCAAGTCAATCCATAAGAACCTACAAGGAATCCCTGCACAAAAATGATAATAGGAGAGTTTAGAAATGTGATTTGACTACCGCTAGATCATGATATTCATACATCACGGCAAATCCTGCAACTCTTGAGCAATCAAAACTTGCAGTGTAGGATGTACATTAAAAACTAAATATCAAACAATTTTTTGAGGGTACGTGTTGCTTTGCATGTACCAATAAGAATATCACTTCTATAGATCTTTAGCTTGATGAAACCTTTTCTAACCTGAACAACGAGGAAAAATGGAGATGTGACCCCAAGGACATCTAGTAACTTATCAAATCCGTCATGGAACTCTGTTTCTGTCACAATGAATTTCTCATAATCTCAGAAACGAAGCAATAGCGCCACATAAAATTCTTCTCTAATACTGTCAGATCTGAATCTTTGCAAAATTTACCAACCAGTGTAATCAAAACCATATCCAGGCTGTGGCTTGTCACTAAACCCAAATCCTATCCAGTCTGGTGCAAAGCAGTGAAACCCAGAATCTGCCATCTGGTAAACAAAGATGTTAGTCACAGATTAACACAGATGAAATGATAAACCACCATGTAAGATGGTGCCAACAATAAATGGATAAATACTTGATCAAACATGTATACTTTTACCAATGTAGCACTGTAGTGTTTTCTGATTGCTAACCGTGCattcttttgtaattttctttttccttttgcatTATCAGATTTATAAGTTCACTAAAGTActacaaaatttttcttctctaGAGTCAATACTTTTTGTTGCTTTAGAAATGTGCCAAGTTCTCAAAGACATGTACAGGCGCAAAACAGCTGGCTAACTCAAAACTATAAAAGTGAAATAAagaggaaaattggaaaaaggcaaaaaatttAAGCTGCAGTAGCATCCTGGTTTTCTGATTGCACAGAGTTCGATACAACCTTAGGTTTAGCTTAGAGAGGAAGCTGACCTGAGACATGACATTACGATAGCTATAAGATTGTGTTGGAGCCCCATGAAGAAACACAATGGTTCCACGTCTGCTTGCAGCTGACCCTGCAAAGGGCAGACAGATTTTCTTGAGTCCTGTAGAAGAAAATAACCAACAGCAGCAAAATGCATAGTTGACCTGTTtctctcacaaaccatcttagCCCTCCAGATTGGATGTATGAGCCATATTCCCTTCCTTTGTCTTCTATTCTCTGTAAACAGGAGTACAAGTACATTAACCCCTGAATGCCAAATAATCACATCACACTGAATGAAGCATTTCTCTACAAACTGGAAAGACGATGCAGATATCTCCCTTCCACACCTTAACCTTTCTCCCAGGAAGCATCTTCTTAAACAGAAAATATAATTCGAAtgcagaaggaaaaaaaatcagcaaGAAGATTAATAAGGAGTTACTGTCCAATGCAGTTTTTCTTGTTCACTTTTGTCTTTGGGATCACCTTGCGCAGCAAGCATGACATTGTGGATGCTGCATAAGTTTTGTCCTTCTAAAATGAGATATAGATTGATAAGCTCAAGTCCTTAAGTGGTGATTTCTACTCAGGTTGCACTCGAGGTGCTTCAGCTTTAATTCGAAAGGCCAACAAGTTTTTGTTTCCCTTTCAAACAAACATTAGAGAGAGATTTACAAACAATAAAATTGCACAATTCACAAGACTCCAACAATCCTAGCTAGCTCAAGGTTCTACATGGAAATTTCAATGTAAAGATCTTGATTGGCAGCGTCTAATCTTTTGCCGACATGACAGTTTTTATGCTCACATCGAAGTCCACTGTAACTTTCTAAAAAGTGGGGCAGAGACAAGATTTCAGCTGTTCAAGTTGCTAAAGCGGGGAAGACTGCTAAGTTATTAGGGCATAGGCATTAAGGCATTCATCGAAAATGCCAAAACAAACGTAAATTACAAATAACTACTAGGATGTGCATACACATTTTAAGATACAAAGGCCAAAAAGACTGCTGTAGTATTGACAGCAAAGCTGATCGGAGTTGCTTACGGAAAGCATTTGGCCGACATTGCCGTCCTCGGCAGGGGATTCAGGGAGTTGAATAGCACTCTTACTGGAAGGATTATCGGTGACAAATCCAAAAGGGTTGAATGCTGGCTTGTCattgtcctccttttctgaagCTTTGGCAAAGATTTTAGGAaaccttggttttcttttgcttcTACTAGTCCAAAATCCATGGACATGTCCAGCGGTGCTGTTGAACCGCGAGGAAGATGAGGAGGTGGAGCAAGATGAGGAAGCTTGGAAGTTCAGGCGAGTAGGTGGAGGAGGAGACCCCAGAAAGAAGGCCATTTGATAATATGAGGTTGAGAGAGTGGAGGGAATTTTGAGCATAACCAACACCACTGACTACTTAATCTGCCTTttcaaacttttgaaagctCCACCTCATACTATTGAAGTTCTCACAAAAAAGTGGTATCTTTTGATTGATTTCACAGTGCCCCCTAAGGAAGTTAGTGAATATTTTGAGGAAAGATGCTTTGCTATATGTCCTAAATCATACAATAAATCATAATTGATTGATTAGTCAATGTGGATATTTCATGATGATATGTCATTGGAATCAATATAAATCAAAGAATTTGGTTTGCAAGAACTGAAATTCCACTGGCAATGATTTCTTCAAATATGCTAATTGTTCAAATCTCACTTATATGACAAGATAATGAGGTGGATTGTCCTTgtatcaaaatcaaattcaaactaaacaacaaatttAATATCCCTAAAGTGCATGAGCAGATATAAGTAAATCTTTTATTCTATTAGATTAGACGCAAAGTGGTTAATCGTgttttataattatatttcatTGCATATTATACATAAACATCACTCTCTTCATGcttgtaattttttatttgtttaattattttagcTTTTTATGTGtctttgttatatatatattagtaatTTTAGAGAAACAATGTTCTAATTGCCAAAGAAGAGATAATTTAATCATTATAGATGATTGCATTATGCTTAATATTTTTTCTTCTCTCACCACATTTTTGAGCATATTATTACCAACTTTTTGTTATTATGTCTAGATCAATCAATTTACCTCTTTATTTGTTACCACTACTTCCAATATAAGACCCTAACGCTTTGACGATGTTCCAATTCTACTACTTCTTGCTCTAAATGTGTTCATTTACTCTGCTCTAATGCTTCGGCCTACGCTTTCCGTAAAACCAACAAAATACAAGGGCCAATAACTAATAAAGAAAAAGTTGAACTCGGTCGAGAGAACATTAACCTGCCCGACTTTGACACAAGTCACGTGACAGCTCCTACTTCAACCATGACGGACGACCACAATTTTCCTCCGGCCGACGAGGGCTTATCGCCGAACCCAGATATTGAAATCACCGTAAGAATCTCTCATTTGTCCTCTCTTATCGATTAATCACGTTTCCTATGCTGTCTACGTTGGATCATTGTttaataaatctttttttttttgggggttatGTTCTTCTTCCCGGAAAATTGTGGAGTTTCAGAGCATTTAGCTGCTTAATTGCCGCATTGTGTGAGTTCGTTTTAATGGGGCATGCCGGGTAAAGTTGAAAGTAAAGATGGGTAACTTGCAGCTTGCTGTATAGTTACTTAATTTATTTAACCCCAAAGTGGTAGTAGAATAGAAATTCTTggaattttaattttacttCAGTTTATCATTTGTAGCATGATTGTTGAATTTACTGGAGAAATGTTCAAGGAATTGAAGTTTAATATAGTTGTAGCTACTTGAAATTCACCTAGTTTGTCATTCGTGGTTTGTTGTACTGGTTTACTATTGcttcgtttggattagctgtttttgaccataacagtgtatatgaaaaacttttatatggaattttttttgaattgtttttgtttgtatattactgtagcattgtatttgaaaaacttgtttttgaaacATAGGGAAATATGTTTTCTGGTCGACTTATTTTTGTCCTTTCGGACTCCAGATGGAAGGGAGTTCAGAGGATGGCGAACAACTGCACCAAGATGAAGGCAGCGAGCAAGAGATTGATGGGGAGGAAGTCTTCGGATTTGAAAGTACTGACCTTGGAGATGACAGTAACCAGGTTCTTGCAATTGAACATGTTGATATAGCTAACACTGCTGATCAGATGCTTGGAATTAACAGGGATGACCTTGAGAATGACAAGCAGGTGCTTGATTTTGAAAGGAATGGCCATGATCATAATAGTGAACAGATGCTTGAGATTCAATGTGGTAACCTTGACAACGGCATAGATAGAGATACAGTCATAGACGATCAGAATCTTGTCTCTGGGGCAAAGGACTATCTTCCACCTGTGGTTGGGATGGAATTTGAATCTTATGATGATGCCTATAATTATTATAACTGCTATGCCAAAGAGCTTGGATTTGCAATCAGGGTTAAATCTTCGTGGACAAAACGTAACAGCAAGGAGAAACGTGGCGCAGTGCTCTGTTGTAACTGTGAAGGTTTCAAAACAATGAAAGAAGCAAGCAGTAGAAGAAAGGAAACAAGAACCGGTTGCCTAGCAATGATAAGGTTGAGATTAGTGGAGTCCAACAGGTGGAGGGTGGATGAAGTGAAGATCGAACATAACCATCCATTTGACCCTGAAAGGGTTCAAAACTGTAAATCACACAAGAAGATGGACCCAGGGAGCAAGAGGAAGTTGGAACCATCTGTTGATGTGGAAGTACGGACAATCAAGTTGTATCGTACTCCTGTAATTGATACGGTGGGCAACAGAAGCTCAAATGAAAGAGAGAGTGGGAACCAAGTTGACCAGTCCAAGCATTTGAAACTTCATCAAGGCGAAGCAGAATATATATCTAACTTTTTTGGTCGGCTGCAGTTGACAAACCCCAATTTTTTCTATGTTATGGATCTAAATGATGAAGGGCATTTGAGGAATGTGCTTTGGATTGATTCCAGGTCCAGGGCTGCATATGGTTATTTTGGCGATGTGGTAGCAATCGACACAACTTGTTTGTCAAAAAGCTACAATATTCCTCTGTTGTTATTTGTTGGAGTAGATCACCATCTGCAGTCTATTTTGTTAGCTTGTGGCTTACTTGTAGATGAAACCATGGAGACTTACATTTGGTTGCTGAGAGCATGGCTTTCATGTATGTCGGGACGTCCTCCACAAACAGTTTTAACAGACCGCTGCAAGGCCTTGCAAAGTGCAATCTCTGAGGTTTTTCCCAGGACTCACCATCGTTTATATTTGCCCCTCGTCATGCAAAGCATTCTTGATAAATTAGAAGTGGGGGCATCGAAAGTCTTTCAAGATGTACTTAATAGAACAGTTTACAATTCACTGAAAGCTGATGAATTTGAAATGGCTTGGGAGGAAATGATCCAGCACTTTGGACTCAGAGATCATAAATGGCTTCAGACTTATTACGAAGAGCGAGAAAGATGGGCTCCAGTTTACTTGAAAGATACCTTTTTTGCGGGACTAGTTACTTTTCCTCCAGGAGATTGCATGAGCCCTTTCTTCGATGGGTATGTAAATAGCCAGACAACCTTGAAAGAATTTTTTAATATCTATGAATTAGTTTTACAAAAGAAGCATCAGAAGGAAGCTCTTGATGACTTGGAATCAAGAAAGTATACACCCGTGTTAAGAACAAGGTGCAATTATGAGGTGCAGCTGTCTGAAGTGTACACAAAAGAAATATTTTTGAAGTTTCAAGTTGAGTTGGAACTGATGTCCGACTGTTTTAACGTGACACAAATTCATGCTAATGGCCCCATCATCACATACGTGATAAAAGAACGGGATGCTGAAGGAGACATgaataatgcaagaaattttGAAGTGATGTATGATAAAGTAGGATTAGAAGTTCGCTGTATTTGCAGCTGCTTCAATTTTAGAGGTTACCTGTGCAGACATGCTTTACAGATTCTTACCTATAACGGTATAGAGGATATCCCAAGTCAATATATCCTATCACGGTGGAGGAAGGATTTTAAGCGCTTGTATGCACCTGATATCGGCTCAAACGTAATTGATGTTACCAATCCTGTGCAATGGTTTGATCACTTGTACAGACGTGCCATGCAAGTTGTCGAGGAAGGGATGACTTCTCAAGATCATTATACGGTTGCTTGGCAAGCATTTAAGGAGTCTTTGAATAAAGTTCGTCTTGTAGCAGACAGGCATGTACAATGAAATTATATGCTACTAAGCCAGTGGTTCTTCTTCTGTACAGGAGCTGTGCCCTATTGTTCCATCTTCCATACAATCATACAAGCAGTCCAATTTCACAGTTTGTTGTATAGAGCAATATTGCCTGTATAGTTCCCTTACATGGAATAGGTGCCCTATCCTATTGGAGCATCTTATCATTCTGATTCATTAACAGAAGGCAATCGTGCCTTCGTTTGCCCTTATCCTTTTAAGGCTCTATATATGTGTGGGTACatgcgcgcgcgcgcgtgtatatatatatatatatatatatatatatatatatatatatatatatatatatatgaatgtaTGCATGTATAGTAGAATAAAGGATATTtgttgtgtttggatagtagcaatttacaaaaaataaaaactatttGCTTGTAtcacaaacacatttttcaataattttttttatctttttaatcatctttttaattgatatacatcatatcacaaaaaatgatacactaattatttcaaatgataaattatttcaaataatctctggTCGAAACACACTTGAATGACGCCATAGTTGTGATTTTTGTTGGCGTGGGTACCATAGTAAATTGATGTCATGGagcagactttttttttttttcaagaatttctagataatttacTGCctttttttgggggaaaaaaaagcgTATTTGATAAAAGTTTAAGCAGGGATGGTCACGATTCAAGTTTGAATTAAAGTCGAACCAAAATTCGACCAATAATTTGTTGAACTGGAATTGGGACTGTAATTTGAAAATCAGAACTGGAGTTGACTAAAGATTTAAATTCAGatttaacaaaaaatttgaaTCAAAACCGAACGCTTGATACTGAACCTATTTGACTAGTTTAGAATTTAATATCAATAGTCATCACCTAACACCAGCCGTCCTAATTCTAATCCAACAATCTATTGTCCCATCCCATTAGTAAATTTAGATTCTATAATTATTCTAAATTCAAGACTGATATAATTCAATCAACAATGAagtattttttcataaaatttgcatcatttttcttttttcttacaCATGacaatataataaatttttttttttttgtttccttcatTCGTTGTCATATTTTTTAGAATCAATTTTATAACAACAGGTGTTTAAATATAACTAAGAAATTGGAatcataattaaaaaaaaaatcagaaccaTAACTGGAATAAAGCC
Coding sequences within:
- the LOC113739847 gene encoding formamidopyrimidine-DNA glycosylase-like isoform X5, which gives rise to MPELPEVEAARRAIEEHCLGKKIVKSIIADDSKVVDGVSHKDFEASLNGKTIVAAHRKGKNMWLQLNSPPFPSFQFGMTGAIYIKGVAVTKYKRSSVKDTDEWPSKYSKFFVELNDGLEVSFTDKRRFARVRLLDNPVAVPPISELGPDALLEPMAVDEFHKLLSKKNLGIKALLLDQGFISGIGNWVADEVLYQAKIHPLQSASSMSIEVCGTLLNCINEVTIQCHKFFFFLIFFFSILIGCFIENSLFMSCYGDYTSRLYNLLYKLMLTAVLSLVNGCFIIGGGKSLEKLRGRKLSLSMLVAGRQLTCQNFKNSGEHKLQKKQVNHRKAQLKTPKILKKVLVVMIMMMMNQKGRKMQKLENPK
- the LOC113739847 gene encoding formamidopyrimidine-DNA glycosylase-like isoform X2, with protein sequence MPELPEVEAARRAIEEHCLGKKIVKSIIADDSKVVDGVSHKDFEASLNGKTIVAAHRKGKNMWLQLNSPPFPSFQFGMTGAIYIKGVAVTKYKRSSVKDTDEWPSKYSKFFVELNDGLEVSFTDKRRFARVRLLDNPVAVPPISELGPDALLEPMAVDEFHKLLSKKNLGIKALLLDQGFISGIGNWVADEVLYQAKIHPLQSASSMSIEVCGTLLNCINEVIQFAVQVDADCGSFPRQWLFHYRWGKKPGKVKGKKIEFINAGGRTTAYVPELQKLRGAQAAKEASKPQKSSAKNTKNSKKGVGSDDNDDDEPEREEDAKTRKSKVIGGKKAARGTNAPVKAKPKKSPNVADDDSNDDNDGDDGDEDPKKNGNKKLTARSMPKGSYKDDSGIEFKKDTGKNSARKRKPVESDDDKNYDGNQKNGKETKAQKAPKEKVDTSQTRRLTRKKV
- the LOC113739847 gene encoding formamidopyrimidine-DNA glycosylase-like isoform X6, encoding MPELPEVEAARRAIEEHCLGKKIVKSIIADDSKVVDGVSHKDFEASLNGKTIVAAHRKGKNMWLQLNSPPFPSFQFGMTGAIYIKGVAVTKYKRSSVKDTDEWPSKYSKFFVELNDGLEVSFTDKRRFARVRLLDNPVAVPPISELGPDALLEPMAVDEFHKLLSKKNLGIKALLLDQGFISGIGNWVADEVLYQAKIHPLQSASSMSIEVCGTLLNCINEGRKLSLSMLVAGRQLTCQNFKNSGEHKLQKKQVNHRKAQLKTPKILKKVLVVMIMMMMNQKGRKMQKLENPK
- the LOC113739847 gene encoding formamidopyrimidine-DNA glycosylase-like isoform X1, with translation MPELPEVEAARRAIEEHCLGKKIVKSIIADDSKVVDGVSHKDFEASLNGKTIVAAHRKGKNMWLQLNSPPFPSFQFGMTGAIYIKGVAVTKYKRSSVKDTDEWPSKYSKFFVELNDGLEVSFTDKRRFARVRLLDNPVAVPPISELGPDALLEPMAVDEFHKLLSKKNLGIKALLLDQGFISGIGNWVADEVLYQAKIHPLQSASSMSIEVCGTLLNCINEVIGKAIEVGADSNQFPSNWIFHFREKKPGKAFVDGKKIEFINAGGRTTAYVPELQKLRGAQAAKEASKPQKSSAKNTKNSKKGVGSDDNDDDEPEREEDAKTRKSKVIGGKKAARGTNAPVKAKPKKSPNVADDDSNDDNDGDDGDEDPKKNGNKKLTARSMPKGSYKDDSGIEFKKDTGKNSARKRKPVESDDDKNYDGNQKNGKETKAQKAPKEKVDTSQTRRLTRKKV
- the LOC113739847 gene encoding formamidopyrimidine-DNA glycosylase-like isoform X4, with the translated sequence MVALFQNFCAPMRINCFITRRSSVKDTDEWPSKYSKFFVELNDGLEVSFTDKRRFARVRLLDNPVAVPPISELGPDALLEPMAVDEFHKLLSKKNLGIKALLLDQGFISGIGNWVADEVLYQAKIHPLQSASSMSIEVCGTLLNCINEVIGKAIEVGADSNQFPSNWIFHFREKKPGKAFVDGKKIEFINAGGRTTAYVPELQKLRGAQAAKEASKPQKSSAKNTKNSKKGVGSDDNDDDEPEREEDAKTRKSKVIGGKKAARGTNAPVKAKPKKSPNVADDDSNDDNDGDDGDEDPKKNGNKKLTARSMPKGSYKDDSGIEFKKDTGKNSARKRKPVESDDDKNYDGNQKNGKETKAQKAPKEKVDTSQTRRLTRKKV